In Silene latifolia isolate original U9 population chromosome X, ASM4854445v1, whole genome shotgun sequence, the following proteins share a genomic window:
- the LOC141619722 gene encoding uncharacterized protein LOC141619722, protein MVGRLVNWVAGQKNSIWVNWVKRNYLKGKAWMDYKPTANSSWVWRRICRVKQEMLPDYVNRQWDVHGKEFSPAGCYEWLKGSKPKVPWARFIWNAWVVPKHQFLGWLFAHGAFRTNDKLVQYGMDIDDRCYLCAQATEGGDNLFFKCAYSKQVICCINQKLDCHFPDSNVLGRCLQRTGTKLQMGVQAAVVWGAMYHIWQERNRCRIIDGVITRPGKCSEHIIEEVKARIRDRYFQYLTKAEINWLR, encoded by the coding sequence ATGGTGGGGAGATTAGTGAACTGGGTAGCAGGGCAGAAGAATTCTATCTGGGTAAACTGGGTGAAACGGAATTATTTGAAAGGGAAAGCTTGGATGGATTACAAGCCTACTGCTAATTCTAGCTGGGTTTGGAGAAGAATTTGCAGAGTTAAGCAAGAAATGCTCCCTGACTATGTTAATAGACAGTGGGATGTACATGGCAAAGAGTTCTCACCTGCTGGGTGTTATGAATGGCTTAAAGGAAGTAAACCAAAGGTACCATGGGCAAGATTTATTTGGAATGCCTGGGTGGTGCCTAAGCACCAGTTCTTAGGATGGTTATTTGCACATGGAGCCTTTAGAACTAATGATAAGCTGGTTCAGTATGGCATGGATATTGATGATCGCTGTTACTTATGTGCTCAAGCTACTGAAGGGGGTGATAACTTATTTTTTAAATGTGCTTACAGCAAGCAAGTTATATGCTGCATCAACCAGAAGCTAGACTGCCATTTTCCTGACAGTAATGTACTTGGCCGGTGCTTGCAGAGGACTGGTACTAAATTGCAGATGGGAGTACAGGCAGCTGTTGTTTGGGGAGCAATGTATCACATATGGCAGGAAAGAAACAGGTGTAGGATAATTGATGGGGTCATAACCAGACCAGGCAAATGTTCAGAGCATATTATAGAAGAGGTGAAAGCCAGAATTAGAGATCGATATTTCCAGTATTTGACCAAGGCAGAGATAAATTGGCTAAGATAA